From Streptomyces yatensis, one genomic window encodes:
- the mdlC gene encoding benzoylformate decarboxylase, whose protein sequence is MAAPPAHPPTTTVRDAVLALCRATGMTTVFGNPGSTELRMFRDWPEDFRYVLGLQESTAVAMAAGHALGTGRAALVSLHSAGGVGHSLGAVFNAYRDRVPVVIIAGQQSRALLPLRPFLGADEPARFPRPYVKFSRQPERAADVPAALAEAHRIAMSHPRGPVFLSVPEDDWDRPAEPVAPRTVHGGYTADPGALAGLARALDSAARPALVAGPGVDDEHAVGEVAELAERLRAAVWISPLSGRSGFDERHPLFQGFLPPVADQLAQRLATYDVVVALGAPLFTYHVHTESPPLADGTELYHLDCDPAQAAWLPVGTSIVTTLRPALRTLTDLVQPSDRPAPEPRPAPEPLPAPAEEISPELVMDLLRERLPRDTVLVEETPSHRDALHARLPISGAGRFLTTGSGALGWGLPLAVGRALADGERVVCVVGDGSALYSVQALWTAARHRAPVTYLLLDNGGYGAVKALGRRIGITPVPGTEIGGIDFAALAGSFGCPADRVERPDDLPKALDRALALGRDDGPVLLRIWVPADDSPAYEPWAR, encoded by the coding sequence ATGGCCGCGCCCCCCGCTCACCCACCGACCACCACGGTCCGCGACGCGGTGCTGGCACTGTGCCGCGCCACCGGCATGACGACCGTCTTCGGCAACCCCGGCTCCACCGAACTGCGGATGTTCCGCGACTGGCCCGAGGACTTCCGCTATGTGCTCGGACTGCAGGAGTCGACCGCCGTCGCCATGGCCGCGGGCCACGCCCTGGGCACCGGGCGGGCGGCGCTGGTCAGCCTGCACTCCGCCGGGGGCGTCGGCCACTCCCTGGGCGCGGTGTTCAACGCCTACCGGGACCGGGTGCCGGTGGTGATCATCGCGGGCCAGCAGTCCCGTGCGCTGCTCCCGCTGCGGCCCTTCCTCGGCGCCGACGAACCGGCCCGGTTCCCGCGCCCGTACGTGAAGTTCAGCAGGCAGCCGGAGCGCGCCGCCGATGTGCCCGCCGCGCTCGCCGAGGCACACCGGATCGCCATGAGCCACCCCCGGGGCCCGGTCTTCCTCTCCGTACCGGAGGACGACTGGGACCGCCCCGCCGAGCCGGTCGCCCCGCGCACCGTCCACGGCGGCTACACCGCCGACCCCGGCGCGCTGGCCGGTCTCGCCCGCGCGCTCGACTCGGCGGCCCGCCCCGCACTGGTAGCCGGGCCCGGCGTGGACGACGAGCACGCCGTAGGCGAAGTGGCCGAACTGGCCGAACGGCTGCGGGCCGCCGTATGGATCAGCCCGCTCTCCGGACGCTCCGGTTTCGACGAACGCCACCCGCTCTTCCAGGGCTTTCTGCCACCCGTCGCCGACCAGCTGGCACAGCGGCTGGCCACCTACGATGTGGTGGTCGCGCTCGGCGCCCCGCTGTTCACCTACCACGTGCACACCGAGAGCCCGCCGCTCGCCGACGGCACCGAGCTCTACCACCTCGACTGCGACCCCGCGCAGGCCGCGTGGCTCCCCGTGGGCACCAGCATCGTCACCACCCTCCGCCCCGCCCTGCGCACCCTCACCGATCTCGTCCAGCCCTCCGATCGGCCCGCCCCGGAGCCGCGGCCCGCCCCCGAGCCGCTGCCCGCCCCGGCCGAGGAGATCTCCCCCGAACTGGTGATGGACCTGCTCCGGGAGCGGCTGCCCCGGGACACCGTGCTGGTGGAGGAGACCCCCAGCCACCGCGACGCCCTCCACGCCCGCCTCCCCATCAGCGGCGCGGGCCGCTTCCTCACCACCGGCAGCGGCGCGCTCGGCTGGGGGCTGCCGCTCGCGGTCGGACGCGCCCTCGCGGACGGCGAACGGGTGGTGTGCGTGGTCGGCGACGGCTCGGCGCTCTACTCGGTGCAGGCCCTGTGGACCGCGGCCCGGCACCGCGCCCCGGTGACCTACCTCCTGCTCGACAACGGCGGCTACGGCGCGGTCAAGGCACTGGGCCGCCGCATCGGCATCACACCCGTGCCGGGCACCGAGATCGGCGGCATCGACTTCGCCGCGCTCGCCGGGTCCTTCGGCTGCCCGGCCGACCGGGTGGAGCGGCCCGACGACCTTCCCAAGGCCCTCGACCGGGCCCTGGCCCTCGGCCGTGACGACGGCCCGGTGCTGCTCCGGATCTGGGTCCCCGCCGACGACTCCCCGGCGTACGAGCCCTGGGCCCGGTGA
- a CDS encoding ABC transporter ATP-binding protein, with protein sequence MLRIDHLGHRYGDGPDVLQDIELTVPDGQLLTLVGPSGCGKSTLLRCVAGLVRPSAGRITLDGEVVDGVPDRLGVVFQDYSRSLFPWLSVRENVALPLRRRGLSRAQRHAAAVAMLEQVGLADAARRHPWQLSGGMQQRVALARALAARPALLLMDEPFGALDAQTREDLEDLLLRLHRAQGMTTVLVTHDIDESVYVADRVVVLASGPGRVRADLPVALPADRDQIATRGLPEFIALRTEVGRAVRQEAAAPPPRPL encoded by the coding sequence ATGCTGCGGATCGACCACCTCGGCCACCGCTACGGCGACGGCCCCGATGTGCTCCAGGACATCGAACTCACCGTCCCCGACGGCCAGTTGCTCACCCTCGTCGGCCCCTCCGGCTGCGGCAAGTCCACCCTGCTGCGCTGCGTCGCCGGCCTCGTCCGCCCCTCCGCCGGGCGGATCACCCTGGACGGGGAGGTGGTGGACGGCGTCCCGGACCGGCTCGGTGTCGTCTTCCAGGACTACAGCCGCTCCCTCTTCCCCTGGCTCTCGGTACGGGAGAACGTGGCCCTTCCGCTGCGGCGGCGCGGCCTGTCCCGCGCGCAGCGCCATGCGGCGGCGGTGGCCATGCTGGAGCAGGTGGGCCTGGCCGACGCCGCCCGCCGCCACCCCTGGCAGCTGTCGGGCGGAATGCAGCAGCGCGTCGCCCTCGCCCGCGCCCTGGCCGCCCGGCCCGCGCTGCTGCTGATGGACGAGCCGTTCGGTGCGCTGGACGCCCAGACGCGAGAGGATCTGGAGGATCTGCTGCTGCGGCTGCACCGGGCCCAGGGGATGACGACTGTGCTGGTCACCCATGACATCGACGAAAGTGTCTATGTGGCGGACCGGGTGGTGGTGCTGGCTTCGGGCCCGGGCCGGGTGCGGGCGGATCTGCCGGTGGCGCTGCCCGCCGACCGCGACCAGATCGCCACCCGGGGGCTGCCGGAGTTCATCGCACTGCGGACGGAGGTGGGGCGCGCGGTGCGCCAGGAAGCGGCCGCGCCCCCACCTCGTCCCCTCTAG
- a CDS encoding carbohydrate-binding protein: protein MRSALRRISVVAAVAAVLTALPGAASAEGRHQGRTYHVATWGADRDSGSSLHPFRTIGRCTEQVRPGDTCLIHRGRYQERVAPPSGTKDAPITLAAYGDGAVTVDGTRTVTGWRDAGGGLVAADVDLPLDSSENALFLDGERAMEGRWPNSGSDPLNPSWAVAERSSTDQHIDDPELPDGDFTGATVHLWAGSNPWSQQTGTVTATKAGALDFTGGNYRCTPLCMGDQTYRNYYLVGAKATLDQPGEWYYDKDAGRLYLVPPKGGVTGHTVTAKHESWGVDLSHSSHVTVRGLDLWGTSLRTGADSTGVLVEGVRARYISEFSTLPMPRDDELAIPPGEGHIVASRVLNSGVQILGSGNTLRDSDIGYSAGTGVLLRGSGNTVTGNYIHDVGWMGSYTPGIEINGSGQTVTHNTIRRTGRASIDTAWQLNGVPFHDNRIAYNDLSEAMRTSRDGSPFYVCCNLDAKGTSVDHNTVHDADGQVGYYIDNSSSQFLLHHNVAYNTGSRGTFYNGHSGVSLGNRDHHSSYGLGVTTAVRLSGATDATGTYVSNDVALGPMEISGPGDPAPVVRNNLLPPTDPRYTDARNGELWPRADSPAIDTGETVDGVTGEVRGDGPDQGAYEYGAPVWSSGCRLAGCETRVRGDGWKATASGGADASAAVDGVQTTQWKGSAPQSPGQSLTVDLGTAKTFGRMAIDAGMDATGHPYGFTVSVSRDGDHWGTPVARVSGRSFTQDAVFPQHTARYLRIELTAPGENPWAVNEIRLYADGPDAAATLQAERAEVVRGAERGEAATSILGQGDAIGFRGVRFGAGADTLTVRLASGGCGDCALRLRLDSPDGPVAATLPVRGTGGTDSWRELSVRLPRTVTGSHDVHLVATGGHRVAAVDWLTLRRTS, encoded by the coding sequence ATGAGATCCGCGCTCAGGCGCATATCCGTGGTCGCCGCCGTGGCGGCGGTCCTGACCGCGCTGCCGGGCGCCGCATCGGCCGAAGGACGGCACCAGGGGCGCACGTATCACGTCGCCACCTGGGGCGCCGACCGCGACAGCGGCAGCTCGCTCCATCCGTTCCGCACCATCGGCCGCTGCACCGAACAGGTCCGGCCCGGGGACACCTGTCTGATCCACCGCGGCCGCTACCAGGAGCGCGTCGCCCCGCCCTCGGGCACCAAGGACGCTCCGATCACCCTCGCCGCGTACGGCGACGGCGCGGTCACGGTGGACGGGACGAGGACCGTCACCGGCTGGCGGGACGCGGGCGGCGGTCTGGTGGCCGCCGATGTGGACCTCCCGCTCGACAGCAGCGAGAACGCGCTGTTCCTGGACGGCGAGCGCGCCATGGAGGGCCGCTGGCCCAACTCCGGCTCCGATCCGCTCAATCCGTCCTGGGCGGTGGCCGAGCGCTCCTCCACCGATCAGCACATCGACGACCCGGAGCTGCCGGACGGCGACTTCACCGGCGCCACCGTCCATCTGTGGGCCGGATCCAACCCATGGAGCCAGCAGACCGGCACGGTGACCGCCACCAAGGCCGGGGCGCTGGACTTCACCGGTGGCAACTACCGTTGCACCCCGCTGTGCATGGGCGACCAGACCTACCGCAACTACTACCTGGTGGGCGCCAAGGCCACGCTCGACCAGCCCGGTGAGTGGTACTACGACAAGGACGCGGGCCGCCTCTATCTGGTCCCGCCCAAGGGCGGTGTCACGGGCCACACCGTGACCGCGAAGCACGAGAGCTGGGGCGTGGACCTCTCGCACAGCTCGCATGTCACCGTGCGCGGCCTGGACCTGTGGGGCACCTCGCTGCGCACCGGCGCGGACAGCACCGGTGTGCTGGTCGAGGGGGTGCGGGCGCGCTACATCTCGGAGTTCTCCACGCTTCCCATGCCGCGCGACGACGAGTTGGCCATCCCGCCCGGCGAAGGACACATCGTCGCCTCGCGGGTGCTGAACTCCGGTGTCCAGATCCTCGGCAGCGGCAACACCCTGCGCGACAGCGACATCGGCTACTCCGCCGGCACGGGGGTGCTGCTGCGCGGCAGCGGCAACACCGTCACCGGCAACTACATCCACGACGTGGGCTGGATGGGCAGCTACACCCCCGGTATCGAGATCAACGGGAGCGGCCAGACCGTCACCCACAACACCATCCGCCGCACCGGCCGCGCGAGCATCGACACCGCCTGGCAGCTGAACGGGGTGCCCTTCCACGACAACCGGATCGCCTACAACGACCTCTCCGAGGCGATGCGCACCTCACGTGACGGCAGCCCGTTCTATGTGTGCTGCAACCTGGACGCCAAGGGCACCAGCGTCGACCACAACACCGTCCATGACGCGGACGGCCAGGTCGGCTACTACATCGACAACTCCTCCAGCCAGTTCCTGCTGCACCACAACGTGGCGTACAACACCGGCTCCCGTGGCACCTTCTACAACGGCCACAGCGGGGTCAGCCTCGGCAACCGCGACCACCACTCCTCCTACGGGCTCGGGGTGACCACCGCCGTCCGGCTGAGCGGGGCGACCGACGCCACGGGGACGTATGTGAGCAATGACGTGGCGCTCGGGCCGATGGAGATCTCCGGCCCCGGCGATCCGGCCCCGGTCGTACGGAACAACCTGCTGCCGCCCACGGATCCGCGCTACACCGACGCGCGCAACGGCGAGCTGTGGCCCCGCGCGGACTCCCCCGCCATCGACACGGGTGAGACCGTGGACGGGGTGACCGGCGAGGTCCGGGGCGACGGGCCGGATCAGGGCGCGTACGAATACGGGGCGCCCGTCTGGTCGTCCGGCTGCCGGCTGGCGGGCTGCGAGACCCGGGTCCGGGGCGACGGCTGGAAGGCGACCGCCTCGGGGGGCGCCGATGCCTCGGCCGCCGTCGACGGGGTCCAGACCACCCAGTGGAAGGGAAGCGCTCCCCAGTCCCCCGGTCAGTCGCTCACCGTCGATCTGGGCACCGCGAAGACCTTCGGCCGGATGGCGATCGACGCGGGGATGGACGCCACCGGGCACCCGTATGGCTTCACCGTCTCGGTCAGCCGCGACGGTGATCACTGGGGCACGCCGGTGGCCCGGGTCAGTGGCCGATCCTTCACCCAGGACGCGGTCTTCCCGCAGCACACCGCCCGCTATCTGCGGATCGAGCTGACGGCGCCGGGTGAGAACCCGTGGGCGGTGAACGAGATCCGGCTCTACGCCGACGGCCCCGACGCGGCCGCCACCTTGCAGGCGGAGCGTGCCGAGGTGGTCCGGGGCGCCGAGCGCGGCGAGGCGGCCACCTCAATCCTCGGGCAGGGGGACGCGATCGGCTTCCGGGGGGTGCGGTTCGGTGCGGGCGCGGACACGCTGACGGTGCGGCTGGCGTCCGGCGGCTGCGGGGACTGCGCCCTGCGGCTGCGCCTGGACTCCCCGGACGGGCCGGTGGCGGCCACGCTTCCGGTGCGCGGGACCGGCGGCACGGACAGCTGGCGGGAGCTTTCGGTACGTCTCCCCCGCACGGTGACCGGCTCCCATGATGTCCATCTCGTCGCCACGGGCGGCCACCGGGTGGCCGCCGTCGACTGGCTGACGCTGCGTCGGACGAGCTAG
- a CDS encoding TetR/AcrR family transcriptional regulator — protein sequence MAAAERLYAEHGLVAVSNRQISEAAGQGNVAAVGYHFGTRADLVRAIMGKHSEAIERIRRRMLEETRGSREVRDWVACLVRPAPEHLATLGLPSWYARFAVQVMTDPLLRAIVTDEALTREPLRETLYGLGRCLDALPAEVRAERGDMARQLITHTCAERERALAEGTSTRQPSWDDTAGALTDAITGLLLAPVTPRSPAKEARTNP from the coding sequence ATGGCCGCCGCGGAACGGCTCTACGCCGAGCACGGCCTGGTCGCGGTGTCGAACCGTCAGATCAGCGAGGCGGCCGGCCAGGGCAATGTCGCCGCGGTCGGCTACCACTTCGGCACCCGGGCGGATCTGGTGCGCGCCATCATGGGCAAGCACTCCGAGGCGATCGAGCGGATCCGGCGGCGGATGCTGGAGGAGACCCGCGGCAGCCGGGAGGTCCGGGACTGGGTCGCCTGCCTGGTGCGCCCCGCCCCCGAGCACCTGGCCACCCTCGGCCTCCCCTCCTGGTACGCCCGGTTCGCCGTCCAGGTGATGACCGACCCCCTGCTGCGGGCGATCGTCACCGACGAGGCCCTCACCCGGGAGCCGCTGCGGGAGACCCTCTACGGCCTGGGCCGCTGCCTGGACGCACTGCCCGCCGAGGTGCGGGCCGAACGCGGCGACATGGCCCGCCAGTTGATCACGCACACCTGTGCCGAACGGGAGCGCGCCCTCGCCGAGGGGACCAGTACGCGCCAGCCGTCCTGGGACGACACGGCGGGTGCGCTGACCGACGCCATCACCGGTCTGCTCCTCGCCCCCGTCACCCCCCGATCCCCAGCCAAGGAGGCCCGGACCAACCCATGA
- a CDS encoding cytochrome P450: MTTSPVAGDAPAEIPAFPQPRAAACPFDPSPELRGLARWGPLTRVRSWNDSTPWVVTGHAEQKTLLSDPRLSADFSHPGFPSPVPHTGGKREATDLSFVGMDDPEHARLRRMVSGAFTIKRVEAMRPVVQELVDDFITRMLAGPKPADLVQALALPLPSLVISELLGVPYEDHAFFQTNSKVLVSAVATPEERSAAHTNLSAYLDQLVGERLAEPGDDLLSGLGRRIAAGELTRREAAAMGVLLLLGGHETTANMITMGTLLLLQHPEQLTRVREADDPKVIASAVEELLRYLSVVHLGRRRTALEDIEIADRTIRAGDGVILLGELANRDPAVFPEPDRLDIGRDARHHQAFGVGTHHCLGQPLARMELQVVYPTLLRRVPTLRMATDLADIPFKYDAVIYGVYELPVTW; the protein is encoded by the coding sequence ATGACCACCTCGCCCGTGGCCGGCGACGCGCCGGCCGAGATCCCCGCCTTCCCCCAGCCGCGCGCCGCGGCCTGCCCCTTCGACCCGTCCCCGGAGCTGCGCGGCCTTGCGCGGTGGGGCCCGCTGACCCGGGTCCGGTCCTGGAACGACAGCACCCCGTGGGTGGTGACCGGCCACGCCGAGCAGAAGACCCTGCTCTCCGACCCCCGGCTCAGCGCCGACTTCTCCCACCCCGGCTTTCCGAGCCCCGTCCCGCACACGGGCGGCAAGCGGGAGGCCACCGACCTGAGCTTCGTCGGCATGGACGATCCGGAACACGCCCGGCTGCGCCGCATGGTCAGCGGCGCCTTCACCATCAAGCGGGTCGAGGCGATGCGCCCCGTCGTCCAGGAGCTGGTGGACGACTTCATCACCCGCATGCTGGCCGGGCCGAAACCGGCCGATCTGGTCCAGGCGCTCGCACTGCCGCTTCCCTCGCTGGTGATCTCCGAGCTGCTGGGCGTCCCGTACGAGGACCACGCGTTCTTCCAGACCAACAGCAAGGTCCTCGTCTCCGCCGTGGCCACACCCGAGGAGCGGAGCGCCGCGCACACCAACCTCTCTGCATACCTGGACCAGTTGGTGGGGGAGAGGCTCGCCGAGCCGGGTGACGATCTGCTCTCCGGCCTCGGCCGGCGGATCGCGGCGGGCGAGCTGACCCGCCGTGAGGCCGCCGCTATGGGCGTGCTGCTGCTCCTCGGCGGACACGAGACCACCGCCAACATGATCACCATGGGGACGCTGCTGCTGCTCCAGCACCCCGAACAGCTCACCCGCGTCCGCGAGGCCGACGACCCCAAGGTGATCGCCTCCGCGGTGGAGGAACTCCTGCGCTACCTCAGCGTCGTCCACCTCGGACGCCGCCGGACGGCGCTGGAGGACATCGAGATCGCCGACCGGACCATCCGGGCCGGTGACGGGGTGATCCTCCTGGGCGAACTGGCCAACCGGGACCCGGCCGTCTTCCCCGAGCCGGACCGGCTGGACATCGGCCGGGACGCCCGCCACCACCAGGCGTTCGGCGTGGGCACCCATCACTGCCTCGGCCAGCCGCTGGCCCGGATGGAACTCCAGGTGGTCTACCCCACCCTGCTGCGCCGCGTCCCCACTCTGCGGATGGCGACGGACCTGGCGGACATCCCCTTCAAGTACGACGCGGTGATCTACGGGGTGTACGAACTCCCCGTCACCTGGTAG
- a CDS encoding non-oxidative hydroxyarylic acid decarboxylases subunit D, translating into MSDTTPLCPRCAHETIEHITGSPVPGVWEVLQCVRCLYMWRTTEPARRTRRDAYPEEFMLTPEDIGTAPEVPAVPPLRLPGAGAATR; encoded by the coding sequence ATGTCCGACACCACGCCCCTGTGCCCGCGCTGTGCCCACGAGACGATCGAGCACATCACCGGCTCCCCCGTCCCCGGCGTCTGGGAGGTGCTCCAGTGCGTGCGGTGCCTGTACATGTGGCGCACCACCGAGCCCGCGCGGCGCACCCGGCGCGACGCCTACCCCGAGGAGTTCATGCTGACGCCCGAGGACATCGGCACCGCGCCGGAGGTCCCGGCCGTTCCGCCGCTGCGTCTGCCCGGCGCCGGGGCGGCTACCAGGTGA
- a CDS encoding non-oxidative hydroxyarylic acid decarboxylases subunit C has protein sequence MAYDDFRGFLDTLRKEGQLLHIADEVMPEPDIAAAANAAPRLGGHAPALYFDHVKGFTDARIALNVHGSWANHALALGLPKETGTKEQVEEFIRRWDTFPVAPEWRGNPLWAENTLEGEDADIFRVLPLIRLNDGDGGFYIDKAAVVSKDPADPEHSGKQNVGIYRIEVKGRRTLAIQPVPMHDIAQHLHTAEERGEDLPVAITLGNEPVISIVASTPMEYDQNEYELAGALRGAPAPLSRAPLTGLPVPWGSEVVIEGVIEGRKREIEGPFGEFTGHYSGGRNMPVIRIDRISYRTDPIFEHLYLGMPWTEVDYLIAANTCVPLYKQLRRDFPEVQAVNAMYTHGLVVIVSTKKRYGGFAKAVGMRVLTTPHGLGYAATVIVVDEDVDPFDLPQVMWALSTKMNPAGDLVQIPNLSVLELAPQAITPGITDKLIIDATTPVAPDRRGTYGTQVRDLPETAEWLARLRKLTAAR, from the coding sequence ATGGCCTACGACGACTTCCGCGGCTTTCTCGACACCCTCCGGAAGGAGGGTCAGCTGCTGCACATCGCCGACGAGGTGATGCCGGAGCCGGACATCGCCGCCGCGGCGAACGCCGCCCCACGCCTGGGCGGCCACGCCCCCGCCCTGTACTTCGACCACGTCAAGGGCTTCACCGACGCGCGGATCGCGCTCAATGTGCACGGCTCCTGGGCCAATCACGCGCTCGCGCTCGGCCTGCCCAAGGAGACCGGCACCAAGGAGCAGGTCGAGGAGTTCATCCGTCGCTGGGACACCTTCCCGGTCGCCCCCGAGTGGCGCGGGAACCCGCTGTGGGCCGAGAACACCCTGGAGGGCGAGGACGCCGACATCTTCCGGGTGCTTCCGCTGATCCGGCTCAACGACGGCGACGGCGGCTTCTACATCGACAAGGCGGCCGTGGTCTCCAAGGACCCCGCCGACCCCGAGCACAGCGGCAAGCAGAACGTCGGCATCTACCGCATCGAGGTCAAGGGCAGGCGCACGCTCGCCATCCAGCCGGTGCCGATGCATGACATCGCCCAGCATCTGCACACCGCCGAGGAGCGCGGCGAGGACCTGCCCGTGGCCATCACGCTCGGCAACGAGCCGGTGATCTCCATCGTGGCGTCCACCCCGATGGAGTACGACCAGAACGAGTACGAGCTGGCCGGCGCCCTGCGCGGCGCCCCCGCCCCGCTCTCCCGGGCCCCGCTCACCGGGCTGCCGGTGCCGTGGGGCAGCGAGGTGGTCATCGAGGGCGTCATCGAGGGCCGCAAGCGGGAGATCGAGGGGCCGTTCGGCGAGTTCACCGGCCACTACTCCGGCGGCCGGAACATGCCCGTCATCCGCATCGACCGGATCTCGTACCGCACCGACCCGATCTTCGAACACCTCTACCTCGGCATGCCGTGGACCGAGGTGGACTATCTGATCGCCGCCAACACCTGTGTGCCGCTGTACAAGCAGCTGCGCCGCGACTTCCCCGAGGTCCAGGCGGTCAACGCGATGTACACCCACGGGCTGGTGGTCATCGTGTCCACCAAGAAGCGCTACGGCGGGTTCGCCAAGGCCGTCGGCATGCGGGTGCTGACCACTCCGCACGGCCTCGGCTACGCGGCCACCGTGATCGTGGTGGACGAGGACGTCGACCCGTTCGACCTCCCCCAGGTGATGTGGGCGCTGTCCACGAAGATGAACCCGGCCGGCGATCTGGTCCAGATCCCCAATCTGTCGGTGCTGGAGCTGGCCCCGCAGGCCATCACACCCGGTATCACCGACAAGCTCATCATCGACGCCACCACCCCCGTCGCCCCCGACCGCCGCGGCACCTACGGCACCCAGGTGCGCGACCTGCCCGAGACGGCCGAGTGGCTGGCCCGGCTGCGGAAGCTCACCGCCGCCCGCTGA
- a CDS encoding non-oxidative hydroxyarylic acid decarboxylases subunit B, whose product MRLIVGMTGATGAVFGVRLLETLAELPGVETHLVLSRWARTTIELETGRSAREVAELAEVTHSPEDQGATISSGSFRTDGMIIAPCSMKTLAGIRAGYADGLVGRAADVVLKERRRLVLVPRETPLSEIHLENMLALSRMGVRMVPPMPAFYNHPRSVDDIVDHLTARLLDQFDLPAPAAKRWEGMRAARGPKPTAA is encoded by the coding sequence GTGCGATTGATCGTGGGCATGACAGGAGCAACGGGTGCCGTGTTCGGCGTCCGCCTGCTGGAGACGCTGGCCGAGCTGCCCGGGGTGGAGACCCATCTGGTGCTCAGCCGCTGGGCGCGCACCACGATCGAGCTGGAGACCGGCCGGTCCGCCCGCGAGGTGGCCGAGCTCGCCGAGGTGACGCACTCCCCCGAGGACCAGGGCGCCACCATCTCCTCCGGTTCCTTCCGCACCGACGGCATGATCATCGCGCCGTGTTCGATGAAGACCCTCGCCGGAATCCGCGCCGGATACGCCGACGGCCTGGTGGGCCGCGCCGCCGATGTGGTCCTCAAGGAGCGGCGCAGGCTCGTGCTCGTCCCCAGGGAGACCCCGCTCAGCGAGATCCACCTCGAGAACATGCTGGCGCTCTCCCGGATGGGTGTGCGGATGGTCCCGCCCATGCCCGCCTTCTACAACCACCCCCGGTCGGTGGACGACATCGTCGACCACCTCACGGCCCGCCTGCTCGACCAGTTCGACCTGCCCGCGCCCGCCGCCAAGCGGTGGGAGGGCATGCGCGCCGCCCGCGGCCCGAAGCCCACCGCCGCCTGA
- a CDS encoding helix-turn-helix transcriptional regulator, translated as MDRNGHRDVTEVPFRPSVGAPPGAAVLDFPGLAARARSHGLDVHAPMRLAFHQLISVRSGVLRCSVDFTEHELTEGGWMWVRPGQIHQFRSPLGAAEGAAVLFPPGYLGTATATVARLDRSASRSPLVVPEGADAEAVRGVLDLLESEYRTVSGPLEAHVEVVRHLVAVLVLRLAHLPGAQSGDTAASEAFRRFQQAVERDYTRSHRVEDYAARLGYSVRTLTRATRATAGCGAKRFIDDRVLLEAKRLLVHTDLSATAIGERLGFPDATVFTKFFRRRAGETPAGFRIRASGTRH; from the coding sequence ATGGACAGAAACGGACACCGTGATGTCACCGAGGTTCCGTTCCGGCCCTCCGTGGGAGCCCCGCCGGGAGCGGCCGTCCTGGATTTCCCCGGGCTCGCCGCCCGCGCCCGGAGCCATGGCCTCGATGTCCATGCCCCGATGCGGCTCGCCTTCCACCAGCTGATCAGCGTGCGCTCCGGGGTGCTGCGCTGCTCGGTGGACTTCACCGAGCACGAGCTGACCGAGGGCGGCTGGATGTGGGTGCGCCCCGGGCAGATCCACCAGTTCCGCTCCCCGCTCGGCGCCGCGGAGGGCGCCGCCGTGCTCTTCCCGCCCGGCTATCTCGGCACCGCCACCGCCACGGTCGCCCGGCTGGACCGGTCCGCGTCGCGGTCCCCGCTGGTGGTCCCCGAAGGCGCCGACGCCGAGGCCGTCCGAGGCGTCCTGGACCTCCTGGAGAGCGAGTACCGGACGGTGTCCGGGCCGCTGGAGGCGCATGTCGAGGTGGTACGCCACCTCGTGGCCGTCCTCGTGCTGCGGCTGGCCCATCTGCCCGGCGCCCAGAGCGGGGACACGGCGGCCAGTGAGGCGTTCCGGCGCTTCCAGCAGGCCGTGGAGCGCGACTACACCCGCAGCCACCGGGTCGAGGACTACGCGGCCCGGCTGGGCTACAGCGTCCGCACCCTGACCCGGGCCACCCGCGCCACCGCCGGCTGCGGCGCCAAGCGGTTCATCGACGACCGGGTGCTGCTGGAGGCCAAGCGGCTGCTGGTGCACACCGATCTGTCCGCCACGGCCATCGGCGAGCGGCTCGGCTTCCCGGACGCCACCGTCTTCACCAAGTTCTTCCGCCGCCGGGCGGGCGAGACCCCGGCCGGCTTCCGCATCCGCGCCTCGGGCACCCGGCACTGA